The following coding sequences are from one Shewanella eurypsychrophilus window:
- a CDS encoding DUF1439 domain-containing protein, whose translation MKRLRQIILPSLFLLLTGCVSQYSISEAELENYLSDEIHFEIKEGNKFFGVEMRINNIDVTLGHKADTMSVSAISIIKVRNPLMPFKAELNTTFEAKPWYDATDHSVYLRDLTLVDIQSSPKDLDKAIKQFSPQLMRFLTQFLETQPVYVLDTDESNQALIAEMTKRIEVKPGKLKLIFDE comes from the coding sequence ATTAAACGACTAAGGCAGATCATTCTGCCTTCGTTATTCCTGTTATTGACTGGCTGTGTCAGTCAATACAGCATTAGCGAAGCTGAATTAGAAAATTATTTATCCGATGAGATCCATTTTGAAATCAAAGAGGGTAATAAATTCTTTGGCGTAGAGATGCGTATCAATAATATCGATGTCACCTTAGGTCATAAAGCAGATACGATGTCGGTATCGGCAATCAGCATCATCAAGGTGCGTAACCCTTTAATGCCATTTAAAGCCGAATTAAATACTACCTTTGAGGCTAAACCTTGGTATGACGCGACAGATCATAGCGTGTATTTGAGAGATCTAACCTTAGTAGACATACAATCTAGCCCGAAAGATCTAGATAAAGCCATTAAGCAGTTTTCTCCCCAACTGATGCGCTTCTTAACGCAGTTTTTAGAAACTCAACCTGTCTATGTTTTAGATACAGATGAATCAAATCAAGCCTTAATTGCAGAGATGACTAAACGCATTGAAGTAAAGCCAGGCAAATTGAAACTCATTTTTGATGAGTAA
- a CDS encoding CinA family nicotinamide mononucleotide deamidase-related protein, which translates to MKLEMICTGEEVLAGQIVDTNAAWFANALMEKGIECQRRITVGDRLEDLVAVFKERSHEADIIMVNGGLGPTSDDLSTEAMALAMGVPLVENKEWRTKLEDWFSRNSRVMAKSNLKQTLLPESAIMIDNPVGTACGFAVKLNRAWLFFTPGVPFEFKRMVTEQFIPFLEEKFTASSSVALKKLLTLGNGESALEDKLSAISLPEGVTLGYRSYMPYIEIKLFARGPRAIATLPEVESDIKQLLGNAIVAENVTTLDEAIHNKLLNSGLSLSVAESCTGGMITSGLIAFAGSSTYLHQGLVTYSNEAKVKVLGVKPQTLDDYGAVSIATVEEMARGARNILDSDYALATSGIAGPEGGSDEKPVGTVAIALATKYGVHSQMLKLPSRSRALVRTLSTAVAYDMLRRELLDEAVIVDYSSFSRFSK; encoded by the coding sequence ATGAAGCTTGAGATGATTTGTACTGGTGAAGAGGTGTTAGCTGGACAGATAGTAGATACCAATGCAGCTTGGTTTGCTAATGCGCTTATGGAAAAGGGCATTGAGTGCCAGCGTCGCATAACCGTAGGTGACCGTTTAGAAGATTTAGTGGCTGTATTTAAAGAGCGTAGCCATGAAGCGGATATTATTATGGTTAATGGCGGACTAGGCCCAACCAGTGATGATCTCTCGACTGAAGCTATGGCTCTTGCTATGGGAGTGCCTTTAGTCGAAAACAAGGAGTGGCGTACTAAGCTCGAAGATTGGTTTAGCCGTAACTCAAGAGTGATGGCTAAGAGTAATTTGAAACAGACTCTATTACCCGAGTCGGCAATCATGATAGACAATCCTGTCGGCACTGCTTGTGGCTTTGCAGTTAAGTTAAATCGTGCCTGGTTGTTTTTTACACCGGGTGTGCCATTTGAGTTTAAGCGCATGGTAACAGAGCAATTCATTCCCTTTCTTGAAGAGAAGTTTACCGCTTCAAGTTCAGTTGCCTTAAAGAAGCTGCTGACATTAGGCAATGGTGAATCTGCACTGGAAGATAAATTAAGCGCTATTTCGCTGCCGGAAGGAGTGACGTTAGGTTACCGCTCTTACATGCCATATATCGAAATTAAACTCTTTGCCCGAGGCCCAAGAGCTATCGCTACGCTACCTGAAGTTGAATCAGATATTAAACAGTTACTGGGTAATGCTATCGTTGCCGAGAATGTGACGACATTAGACGAAGCCATTCACAATAAGTTGCTTAATTCAGGACTCAGCCTCAGCGTTGCCGAGTCTTGTACCGGCGGAATGATCACCAGTGGCTTGATTGCCTTTGCAGGAAGCTCAACCTATTTACACCAAGGGTTAGTGACTTATAGTAATGAGGCTAAGGTTAAAGTGTTAGGCGTGAAGCCTCAGACCTTAGATGATTACGGCGCTGTTTCTATAGCAACAGTGGAAGAGATGGCAAGAGGAGCTCGCAATATTCTCGATAGTGATTATGCCTTAGCGACAAGTGGTATCGCCGGTCCTGAAGGAGGCTCTGATGAGAAACCTGTTGGGACAGTGGCCATTGCACTTGCGACTAAATATGGTGTCCATAGCCAGATGTTGAAACTGCCCAGTCGTTCACGTGCATTGGTGAGAACATTAAGTACTGCAGTGGCTTATGACATGCTAAGGCGAGAGTTGCTCGATGAGGCTGTTATCGTCGATTACTCCTCATTTAGCCGATTTAGCAAGTAG
- a CDS encoding TetR/AcrR family transcriptional regulator: MTKLERESRLLEVARELILEDGMVSFKFADIAKRAEVSRATLYKHFSGKEDVLVSLFVRDASNTRQMLVDIQDYEPLNDREKLITALLAPVSISSGTKNRLGITFLSANPGIYLFAGESRQEELERIIDQLRNIHTQFWMTPMRKGTLIATQEQLIKVMAAVYPYQRGCVLIPQSIMTLGNHINRSLFDVYENLMLYTDKLEWHEDHKVVEYDKVLKAIGKFERESMIAC, encoded by the coding sequence ATGACGAAACTAGAGCGAGAATCACGATTATTAGAAGTCGCCAGAGAACTGATTCTTGAAGACGGTATGGTGTCGTTTAAATTTGCCGATATTGCCAAGCGGGCTGAGGTCTCTAGAGCTACCTTGTATAAGCATTTTTCAGGTAAAGAAGATGTGCTGGTATCTCTGTTTGTTCGTGATGCCAGCAATACGCGGCAGATGCTGGTAGATATTCAAGACTATGAGCCACTGAACGATCGTGAGAAATTGATCACCGCACTGCTTGCGCCAGTGTCTATCTCATCGGGCACTAAAAACCGCTTAGGGATCACTTTTCTTAGTGCCAACCCGGGTATCTATCTTTTTGCAGGCGAGAGTCGGCAGGAGGAGTTGGAGCGGATCATAGATCAACTGAGAAATATCCATACTCAGTTCTGGATGACCCCAATGAGAAAAGGCACACTGATCGCGACTCAGGAGCAACTCATTAAGGTGATGGCGGCGGTGTATCCCTATCAAAGAGGCTGTGTCCTCATTCCGCAAAGCATAATGACCTTAGGTAATCATATTAACCGCTCACTATTTGATGTGTATGAAAACTTAATGCTCTATACCGATAAGCTCGAGTGGCATGAAGATCATAAAGTAGTAGAATATGACAAGGTATTGAAGGCTATTGGCAAGTTTGAGCGTGAAAGCATGATCGCCTGCTAA
- a CDS encoding OPT/YSL family transporter, whose protein sequence is MPTSDNFQPLSIRAILTGMTLGSLLVLCNIYMALRIGWSMNMSVLALLLGFVGWKAVENTIGCRAWTPRETNIQQTAASAAGGTVSAGLVAPIPAYLIITETQFEYWPMVFWMIAISLLGICVASAIRPAMLNNERLRFPTGIATAEVITDMFSSGRIARHRMIALLSAMTVAISHRILIPVSYKIPLGFSIPGQNAMAGTSISAKNLGFIIDPSYMLLAFGTIIGTKAAISLFVGCLIAWLGLGPYILGQGWEQAGPIDENWFSYIIEWLVWPGVAMMLASAITTTAITLFKSDRKNRLSLMWGWQEFLLLGTLTPVIVILQIYLFDISWFAAILAVPLAFVFAIVAAQVVGETGIPPIGALGKLSQLSFSIISPGSVTTNLMTANVAGGAAGQATDLLNDFKAGHILGTNPRHQVFAQSMGILVGCLTSAGIFMLLIPNPAEQLMTEQWPAPGVATWKVIAIALTEGLEAIPQSARYAMFIGIIAATVNELLLLVVKEKWHRYLPSMSAMGLAFVLPAHISIMLFIGAILAWFLRLFAPKWSQRFMLAIAAGCIAGESIAGVLGSIIFILR, encoded by the coding sequence ATGCCAACATCAGATAATTTTCAGCCTCTTTCCATCAGAGCGATCTTAACAGGCATGACGCTCGGTAGCCTGCTAGTTCTGTGTAATATCTATATGGCGCTACGCATTGGCTGGTCTATGAATATGTCTGTTTTAGCATTGCTACTCGGCTTTGTGGGTTGGAAAGCCGTAGAAAACACCATAGGTTGCCGAGCCTGGACCCCAAGAGAAACCAATATTCAACAGACTGCGGCTTCTGCGGCTGGAGGTACGGTATCGGCAGGCCTAGTCGCACCTATTCCTGCTTATCTTATTATCACAGAGACACAATTCGAATATTGGCCCATGGTGTTCTGGATGATAGCCATCAGCTTACTTGGGATATGTGTCGCCTCGGCTATACGTCCAGCCATGCTCAACAATGAACGCCTCAGATTCCCTACCGGTATAGCCACTGCAGAGGTGATCACCGATATGTTTAGCAGTGGTCGTATCGCCCGCCACCGAATGATTGCCCTACTTTCTGCCATGACTGTCGCCATCAGTCACCGTATATTAATTCCCGTCAGCTACAAAATCCCACTAGGCTTCTCAATTCCTGGCCAAAACGCCATGGCCGGCACCAGCATCAGTGCTAAAAATCTGGGCTTTATCATCGACCCTTCTTACATGCTGCTGGCCTTCGGCACTATCATAGGCACTAAAGCGGCAATTAGTCTTTTTGTTGGTTGCTTGATTGCCTGGCTCGGATTAGGCCCCTATATTCTCGGCCAAGGCTGGGAGCAAGCTGGGCCTATCGATGAAAACTGGTTCAGCTATATCATAGAGTGGTTAGTTTGGCCTGGTGTTGCCATGATGCTAGCCTCAGCCATCACTACAACGGCGATCACCCTATTTAAATCTGATAGGAAAAATCGACTATCCCTGATGTGGGGATGGCAAGAATTTCTACTATTAGGCACGCTAACCCCAGTTATCGTTATTCTCCAGATCTACTTATTTGATATCAGCTGGTTTGCCGCCATACTCGCTGTCCCCCTCGCCTTTGTTTTTGCCATCGTCGCCGCACAAGTGGTCGGTGAAACGGGTATTCCGCCTATTGGCGCCTTAGGAAAACTGTCTCAACTCTCCTTCTCAATTATCAGCCCTGGCAGCGTGACAACCAACTTAATGACAGCTAACGTAGCGGGGGGGGCTGCCGGCCAAGCCACCGATCTACTCAATGATTTTAAAGCCGGGCATATTCTTGGAACCAATCCAAGACATCAAGTATTTGCACAATCTATGGGGATCTTGGTTGGCTGTTTAACGAGTGCTGGGATCTTTATGCTTTTGATCCCTAATCCTGCAGAACAACTGATGACAGAGCAGTGGCCCGCACCCGGGGTGGCAACCTGGAAGGTGATAGCAATAGCACTCACCGAGGGGCTAGAAGCGATACCTCAATCGGCACGATATGCCATGTTTATCGGCATTATTGCTGCTACAGTTAATGAATTACTGCTACTGGTAGTGAAAGAGAAGTGGCATCGATATCTGCCAAGCATGTCGGCAATGGGACTCGCCTTTGTACTCCCAGCTCATATCAGTATCATGCTGTTTATCGGTGCAATTTTGGCTTGGTTTCTGCGGCTATTCGCGCCTAAATGGTCGCAGCGTTTTATGCTCGCCATTGCAGCAGGTTGTATTGCTGGGGAAAGTATTGCTGGAGTGTTAGGCTCTATTATCTTTATCCTGCGTTAA
- a CDS encoding DmsE family decaheme c-type cytochrome, with protein MRILQKIGLLTAFIAATVLSVPSALANESATPLEQQLVNKFTEANYSKKGADTCLMCHKKSAEVMAIFNTPHGNTQKGPMAGLQCEACHGPQGKHKGNNEPMLTFGDEFSVEGRNSVCESCHSQEHTPFHDQACSDCHNIHQAELVAEQPQAQCANCHSQQDSAQFKRSTHLGTLTCSDCHNPHEEAPLSVNDTCYSCHAEKRGPALWEHSPVTEDCTTCHNPHGSVNDNLLNSRAPQLCQSCHNQAGHPGDVHNSLNGFTQGQSCMNCHSKIHGSNHPSGHLFEK; from the coding sequence ATGAGAATCTTACAAAAAATAGGCCTGCTAACTGCGTTTATCGCCGCTACAGTCCTCTCAGTGCCAAGTGCACTGGCAAATGAATCTGCTACTCCTTTAGAGCAGCAACTGGTTAATAAATTCACGGAGGCTAACTACTCTAAGAAAGGTGCTGACACCTGTCTGATGTGTCATAAGAAAAGTGCTGAGGTTATGGCAATTTTCAATACGCCACACGGCAATACCCAAAAAGGGCCAATGGCTGGACTTCAATGTGAAGCCTGTCATGGACCACAAGGTAAGCACAAAGGTAACAACGAACCCATGCTCACTTTTGGGGATGAGTTCTCTGTCGAAGGTCGTAACAGCGTCTGTGAATCTTGCCACAGCCAAGAGCACACTCCGTTCCATGACCAAGCCTGTAGTGATTGTCACAACATTCACCAAGCTGAGCTAGTTGCCGAGCAGCCACAAGCTCAATGTGCAAACTGTCACAGCCAGCAAGACTCGGCCCAGTTTAAGCGCTCGACTCACTTAGGCACCTTAACCTGCAGCGATTGCCACAACCCACATGAAGAAGCACCACTTTCAGTTAATGACACCTGTTACAGCTGTCATGCCGAGAAGCGTGGACCTGCACTTTGGGAGCACTCGCCTGTCACTGAAGATTGCACCACCTGTCACAACCCACATGGCTCAGTCAACGACAACCTGCTTAACAGTCGTGCACCTCAGCTTTGTCAGAGTTGTCACAATCAAGCCGGTCACCCAGGTGATGTGCACAACAGCTTAAATGGCTTCACTCAAGGGCAATCTTGCATGAACTGTCACAGCAAGATACATGGCTCGAACCACCCTTCTGGCCACTTGTTTGAGAAATAG
- a CDS encoding MtrB/PioB family outer membrane beta-barrel protein, translating into MNAKLTLVALAVLSANATAANFAVPQNIDNDYACKRCVAPEHTNTVGLMTEQRTHLDSQYGANAHIRSESRGENYRIDAKNAGADNGHLKAAANLGDFALELAYVNRWNLDDNDIGAERQQLSAAAKYQTQLVTAFVKASSEDKQGQRISSVVDPKPTNFLETIDHTTQVMNAGVQLHGDFWNVGLAAVNSDFTDNAGIDADNSAQQASVKAGLNYGKTRLSVSAASGKMIQDGPIEQENSLVPISNFDGEVETLDYSARISSRVAGVKLAGFYSYSDRDNVSGSYEFFEAINTPIDSSKTRYGVDASYRLGSTKFSAGFEQNDRVRSDSDREETQESEIFGRVDYRYQQLSTHVKFTSSERTGSEYRIGDDIFQKYYLADRDRVSTQLGLGYSQNNYGANLKVVLASDEYSNSSALQESDEMSVNLDGYYLISKQMTLNAYAGTQTIDSLEIHNTTVSDEFTYFGFGLNKYQINEDMALGTSYTFSFSGSDTAVDSTEMGDYYQYQHLAEIHMDYRINARISTRFAYSYERNYDTNYANQPIEAINSIEDLNQNYTDHKIGAFFTIKL; encoded by the coding sequence ATGAACGCTAAACTTACTTTAGTAGCACTCGCTGTTCTCTCAGCCAATGCTACCGCAGCGAACTTCGCTGTACCGCAAAATATTGATAATGACTATGCCTGTAAGCGTTGTGTCGCTCCCGAGCACACCAACACCGTCGGTCTGATGACCGAGCAGCGCACCCACTTAGATAGCCAATATGGCGCCAATGCACATATTCGTAGTGAAAGCCGTGGTGAAAACTACCGTATCGATGCTAAAAATGCAGGCGCTGACAATGGCCACCTTAAAGCAGCCGCCAACCTAGGGGATTTCGCCCTAGAGCTGGCTTATGTTAATCGCTGGAACCTCGACGATAACGACATTGGCGCCGAGCGTCAGCAGTTATCGGCCGCGGCCAAGTATCAGACTCAGCTCGTTACCGCCTTTGTTAAAGCAAGTAGTGAAGACAAGCAGGGTCAGCGTATTAGCTCAGTGGTTGACCCAAAACCGACTAACTTCCTAGAGACCATCGACCACACCACCCAAGTGATGAACGCCGGTGTACAACTCCATGGTGATTTTTGGAATGTCGGTCTTGCTGCCGTTAACTCTGACTTTACTGACAATGCCGGTATCGATGCCGATAACAGCGCTCAGCAAGCCAGTGTTAAAGCCGGCCTGAACTATGGCAAGACGCGCCTAAGTGTCAGCGCCGCTTCGGGCAAGATGATACAAGATGGTCCTATCGAGCAAGAAAACTCATTAGTGCCTATCTCAAACTTCGACGGTGAAGTGGAAACGCTCGACTACAGTGCCCGCATTAGCTCTCGCGTTGCGGGGGTCAAGCTCGCAGGTTTTTACAGCTACAGTGACCGCGACAATGTCAGTGGCTCTTATGAGTTCTTCGAAGCGATTAACACCCCAATCGATAGCAGCAAAACACGTTACGGCGTCGACGCCAGCTACCGTTTAGGCAGCACTAAGTTCAGCGCAGGGTTCGAACAAAATGACCGTGTCCGCTCAGACTCAGACCGCGAAGAGACTCAAGAGAGTGAAATCTTTGGCCGTGTCGACTACCGCTACCAGCAACTGAGCACCCACGTTAAGTTCACCAGCAGCGAACGCACTGGCTCTGAGTACCGTATCGGCGACGATATCTTCCAAAAGTACTACTTGGCAGACCGCGACCGTGTCAGCACACAACTGGGTCTTGGCTATAGCCAAAACAACTACGGCGCCAACCTGAAAGTGGTTTTAGCCAGTGATGAGTACTCAAACAGCTCGGCGCTGCAAGAGTCTGATGAGATGTCAGTCAACCTCGACGGTTACTACCTTATCAGTAAGCAGATGACCCTGAATGCCTATGCCGGTACTCAGACCATCGACAGCCTAGAGATACACAACACCACAGTAAGCGATGAGTTCACCTACTTTGGTTTTGGGCTGAATAAGTACCAAATCAATGAAGATATGGCACTCGGCACCTCCTACACCTTCTCATTTTCGGGCAGTGACACTGCGGTAGATAGCACCGAAATGGGTGACTACTACCAATACCAACACCTTGCTGAAATCCATATGGATTACCGCATCAATGCGCGTATCTCGACCCGTTTTGCTTACAGCTATGAACGTAACTACGACACGAACTACGCCAACCAACCGATTGAAGCCATCAATAGTATTGAAGACCTTAATCAAAATTACACCGACCACAAGATCGGTGCATTTTTCACAATAAAGCTGTAA
- a CDS encoding DMSO/selenate family reductase complex A subunit, with protein MKRRDFLKVSAAAAAATAITGCDSSSAEDPILNPGVPVTPPTGEKITWSNCASNCFQSCPLKVHSKDGVVTRIEAEQKEHDDWDTFEHEIRPCLRGRSMRQKAYNADRLKYPMKRVGPRGSGEFVRIDWEEAFSEVARMIQETTSNYGKNSIYVPLGGGSHDLSAGAMIMGLRLLSTWEGCLFFHNDYSASQYREGSASMYGWLHYKVNDTVGFWNTGNRLRDLEHSDLMLCFGYNPMEARMGGAGSGYENAKLKQKNSYKTYYIDPRFTDTAVAAHDEWVPIRPGTDAALCEGIAHHLISNDLHEKEFLEKFCMGFTADTLPEGAPANGDYYSHIMGLSSDGIEKTPEWAESITGVSAEKIREIADALANANAPFVTQGFGMQRQGNGENNAKAVLMLPILIGKIVGKGINHGGTPGAKDLAHYKMMPADSLKDLMNLGFGDVSIPAASHLDAIEFGTEMKPSSHDVRYSDATKMANDDALETNVRMLWLTSSNMIAGQNADHNRAHRLLENPGEYIDHVVVFEQHMTGSAKYADILLPEISWLEMYDVIQSVSKYDDGSLRYIYGIEPAMEPMFECLHSFDICRGIARHLGTEGKFEGGKTYKQWVEDIFKNVKKNNPWLKGDSFDEFVKVGPQREEAPEHPNLQCLRDFINTNPRHPEFDNTTEGALSTPSGKIEIYSQTFAAKIKHAAEGDTITAIPVYDACEESYEDESFKDDFPYQCINYHGKHSAHSIHASTPWINEVVEHHLWVNPNDATKIGVINGQKARVTSKRGAIEITVRVTPRIVPGVVALPQGAWRKKRSDGVDTGGAVNTLTSSKPSPVAKSIRSNTNRVRIQPA; from the coding sequence ATGAAACGTCGCGACTTTCTTAAAGTAAGCGCAGCAGCTGCGGCAGCCACAGCAATCACAGGTTGTGATAGCTCTAGCGCTGAAGACCCAATCCTCAATCCAGGGGTTCCGGTCACGCCGCCAACAGGTGAGAAGATCACCTGGAGTAACTGTGCCAGTAACTGCTTCCAATCATGCCCTCTTAAAGTGCATAGCAAAGATGGGGTTGTTACCCGTATCGAAGCCGAGCAGAAAGAGCATGATGATTGGGATACCTTTGAGCATGAGATCCGCCCATGTCTACGTGGTCGCTCTATGCGTCAAAAGGCCTATAACGCCGACCGTCTCAAGTACCCGATGAAGCGTGTTGGACCCCGTGGATCTGGTGAGTTTGTACGTATCGACTGGGAAGAAGCTTTCTCAGAAGTTGCACGTATGATCCAAGAGACCACCAGCAACTACGGTAAAAACTCTATCTATGTACCGCTCGGTGGTGGGTCTCACGACCTATCTGCTGGCGCCATGATTATGGGACTTCGCCTACTATCGACTTGGGAAGGCTGTCTGTTCTTCCACAACGATTACTCGGCATCTCAGTACCGTGAAGGCTCAGCCTCCATGTACGGCTGGTTGCACTACAAGGTCAATGACACCGTAGGCTTCTGGAATACCGGTAACCGCTTGCGTGATCTTGAGCACAGCGACTTGATGCTTTGTTTCGGTTACAACCCAATGGAAGCTCGTATGGGTGGCGCGGGTTCTGGCTATGAAAATGCCAAACTGAAGCAGAAAAATAGCTATAAAACCTATTATATCGATCCACGCTTTACCGATACTGCTGTCGCTGCACACGATGAGTGGGTACCGATCCGTCCAGGTACTGATGCCGCGCTATGTGAAGGTATCGCACACCACCTGATCAGCAACGACCTTCATGAGAAGGAGTTTCTAGAGAAGTTCTGTATGGGCTTCACTGCTGACACCCTACCTGAAGGTGCTCCAGCTAATGGAGATTATTACTCTCATATTATGGGTTTAAGCTCTGATGGCATAGAGAAAACTCCTGAGTGGGCCGAGTCAATTACTGGTGTTTCAGCCGAAAAAATTCGTGAAATTGCCGATGCGCTTGCCAATGCCAATGCACCATTTGTTACCCAAGGTTTTGGTATGCAACGTCAAGGTAATGGTGAGAACAACGCCAAAGCCGTACTTATGCTACCTATCCTTATCGGTAAGATTGTCGGTAAAGGCATTAACCACGGTGGTACACCGGGTGCAAAAGATCTCGCTCACTACAAGATGATGCCTGCCGATTCATTGAAAGATTTGATGAATCTCGGTTTTGGTGATGTCTCGATTCCGGCAGCCTCTCACTTAGACGCCATCGAATTTGGCACCGAAATGAAGCCAAGCAGCCATGATGTTCGTTATTCAGATGCGACCAAAATGGCAAACGATGATGCACTCGAGACTAATGTGCGCATGCTGTGGCTGACCTCATCGAACATGATTGCCGGTCAAAATGCCGATCATAACCGTGCACATCGTCTACTGGAAAATCCTGGCGAGTATATCGATCACGTCGTGGTGTTCGAGCAGCATATGACAGGCTCTGCCAAGTACGCCGATATCTTACTGCCTGAGATCAGCTGGTTAGAGATGTATGACGTGATTCAAAGTGTCAGCAAGTACGATGATGGTAGCTTGCGCTACATCTACGGTATCGAGCCTGCTATGGAGCCGATGTTTGAGTGTCTGCACTCCTTCGATATCTGTCGTGGTATCGCACGTCACTTGGGTACAGAGGGCAAGTTTGAAGGTGGCAAGACCTACAAGCAGTGGGTCGAAGATATCTTCAAGAACGTCAAGAAGAACAACCCTTGGCTAAAGGGCGACAGCTTCGATGAATTTGTTAAAGTCGGCCCTCAGCGTGAGGAAGCACCTGAGCATCCAAATCTTCAGTGCTTGAGAGACTTCATCAATACCAATCCTAGACATCCGGAATTCGATAATACGACTGAAGGTGCGTTAAGTACGCCATCAGGCAAGATTGAGATCTACTCGCAAACCTTCGCGGCCAAAATTAAACATGCAGCCGAGGGAGACACGATCACCGCTATCCCTGTTTACGATGCCTGTGAAGAGTCCTATGAAGATGAAAGCTTCAAAGATGACTTCCCTTACCAATGTATCAACTACCACGGTAAGCACAGTGCCCACAGTATTCATGCCAGCACACCTTGGATCAACGAAGTGGTCGAGCATCATCTATGGGTTAACCCAAATGACGCCACCAAGATAGGCGTTATCAATGGTCAGAAGGCTCGAGTCACTAGTAAGCGTGGCGCAATCGAAATCACCGTACGTGTTACCCCTCGTATCGTACCTGGCGTAGTCGCGCTACCTCAGGGTGCTTGGCGTAAGAAACGCAGCGATGGTGTCGATACTGGCGGTGCGGTAAATACCCTAACCAGCAGTAAGCCGAGCCCTGTGGCTAAATCAATTCGCTCGAATACGAACCGTGTTCGTATTCAGCCAGCTTAG
- a CDS encoding DMSO/selenate family reductase complex B subunit, producing the protein MTQQYGFYVDVATCSGCKTCMVSCKDNKDLEIGRNFRRVYEYAGGSCSENANGVLSQSVFAYYVSMACNHCDTPACTKACPTGAMYKEPERGLVLVHDDICIGCNACAQACPYDAPQMDTERSKMTKCDGCQDRLNVGLKPMCVASCIHRALDFGPIEELRQKYGATAEIAPLPPASVTKPNLVINLHAQAQPAGSTAGTVINPNEC; encoded by the coding sequence ATGACCCAACAATATGGTTTTTATGTTGATGTCGCCACCTGCTCAGGTTGCAAAACCTGCATGGTGTCTTGCAAAGACAACAAAGATCTAGAGATAGGACGTAACTTCCGCCGGGTATATGAGTATGCCGGTGGTAGCTGTAGCGAGAATGCCAACGGCGTCTTGTCTCAGTCTGTTTTTGCCTACTACGTCTCTATGGCCTGTAACCACTGTGACACGCCAGCATGTACAAAAGCCTGTCCAACAGGCGCTATGTATAAGGAACCTGAGCGCGGCCTAGTACTTGTCCATGACGATATCTGTATCGGCTGTAACGCATGTGCACAAGCTTGCCCATACGATGCACCGCAGATGGACACTGAGCGCAGCAAGATGACTAAGTGTGATGGCTGTCAGGACAGACTCAATGTCGGCCTCAAACCTATGTGTGTTGCTAGCTGTATTCACAGAGCCTTAGACTTTGGCCCCATTGAAGAGCTGCGTCAGAAGTATGGTGCTACCGCAGAGATCGCTCCGCTGCCACCAGCAAGTGTCACTAAGCCTAACTTAGTGATCAATTTGCATGCTCAAGCGCAACCTGCTGGCTCTACTGCTGGCACCGTAATCAATCCTAACGAATGTTGA
- a CDS encoding TorD/DmsD family molecular chaperone: MNQEYAAISRIASSTLYSEASDGFIQTLIENEIATSWPKLTQSPKRQQGLDLLACYLNEYTIESNLPLTVEFNRLFIGPETMPAAPWGSVYLFKDQLLNGDSTVALKAFFKRNNIDFKLNENQPVDHLGLIFAAMELLLNTPDSKDGENQLRILIGEHMCPWVYRVFELIFEHANSDYYRGFSLLIEDFVDTLINELNIIPSQRPIYR; the protein is encoded by the coding sequence ATGAATCAAGAATATGCAGCCATTTCCCGCATTGCCAGCAGCACATTATATAGTGAGGCTAGTGATGGTTTTATCCAGACACTGATCGAAAATGAGATAGCAACGAGCTGGCCAAAATTAACCCAGAGTCCTAAACGCCAGCAAGGGCTAGACCTATTAGCCTGTTATCTAAATGAGTATACAATCGAGAGTAATCTGCCACTAACTGTGGAGTTTAATCGACTATTTATCGGCCCAGAAACTATGCCTGCAGCGCCTTGGGGTTCTGTATACCTATTTAAAGATCAGCTATTAAATGGTGACTCTACCGTAGCGCTAAAGGCTTTCTTTAAGCGTAACAATATCGACTTTAAACTCAATGAAAACCAGCCAGTGGATCACTTAGGGCTTATCTTTGCAGCGATGGAACTGTTACTGAATACACCTGATAGTAAAGACGGTGAAAACCAGCTGCGCATCTTGATAGGCGAGCATATGTGCCCTTGGGTATACCGAGTGTTTGAGCTAATATTTGAGCACGCCAACAGTGACTATTACCGAGGCTTTTCCCTACTAATAGAAGATTTTGTCGATACTCTGATTAATGAGCTGAATATCATCCCAAGCCAAAGACCTATCTACAGGTAA